Proteins co-encoded in one Candidatus Zixiibacteriota bacterium genomic window:
- a CDS encoding 4Fe-4S dicluster domain-containing protein: MAINRRDFFKLAAAGTTTLAVGSAAADDIPPTDCSEYYGVLVDTVVCIGCRKCELACDQEHTKSGRRPESFDDKSVFDRHRRPDKDAFTVLNRFEDPDNPSKKYTMKVQCMHCNEPACVSACIVGALRKTSTGPVVYDAWKCIGCRYCMVACPFQIPAYEYDNALDPRVRKCTFCFERITEDHELPACVAICPNEALTFGTRQQLLDIAHYRIKSNPGVYVDHVYGETEAGGTSWLYLAPVDFKHTELPVLKADVIPSLTETIQHGIFKSFLPPIALYGLLGLVMHATRERDAAPSDAEVPHE; the protein is encoded by the coding sequence GTGGCTATCAATAGACGAGACTTCTTCAAGCTGGCGGCCGCCGGTACTACGACCCTTGCCGTCGGCTCGGCTGCGGCTGATGACATCCCGCCCACCGACTGCAGCGAATACTACGGCGTCCTCGTGGATACCGTCGTCTGTATCGGCTGCCGCAAATGTGAGCTGGCCTGCGACCAGGAACACACCAAATCGGGACGGCGGCCCGAATCCTTCGACGACAAATCGGTGTTCGACCGACACCGCCGTCCTGACAAGGACGCCTTCACCGTCTTGAACCGCTTCGAGGACCCCGACAACCCCTCGAAAAAGTACACCATGAAAGTGCAGTGCATGCACTGTAACGAACCCGCCTGCGTCTCGGCCTGTATCGTCGGCGCCCTGCGTAAGACCTCCACCGGGCCCGTCGTCTATGATGCCTGGAAGTGCATTGGATGCCGCTACTGTATGGTCGCCTGTCCTTTTCAAATCCCGGCCTACGAATACGACAACGCGCTCGACCCGCGCGTTCGCAAATGCACCTTCTGTTTCGAGCGTATTACCGAAGATCACGAATTGCCCGCGTGCGTCGCAATCTGTCCGAATGAAGCTCTGACTTTCGGCACGCGCCAGCAACTGCTCGATATCGCCCACTATCGCATCAAATCCAACCCCGGCGTGTATGTCGACCACGTGTACGGCGAAACCGAAGCCGGTGGCACCAGCTGGCTCTACCTCGCGCCGGTCGACTTCAAACACACCGAACTGCCCGTCCTCAAAGCCGATGTCATTCCGTCGCTGACCGAGACGATCCAGCACGGCATCTTCAAATCGTTCCTGCCGCCGATCGCTCTGTACGGCTTGCTCGGGCTCGTGATGCACGCCACCCGCGAAAGAGACGCCGCGCCGTCGGATGCCGAGGTGCCTCATGAATAA
- a CDS encoding NAD(P)/FAD-dependent oxidoreductase translates to MKSQRTATLAGEEPEVISTGDGDRGSRSEGGRHRVVIVGGGFGGLYAAKSLRRSKVDLTLIDRRNFHLFQPLLYQVATGGLSPGDISSPLRSILRRQKNARVLMAEVVDIDVSGRRVVLADGEVCYDSLIVATGAHHDYFGNSHWEQYAPGLKTVEDALEIRKRIYLAFEAAEREPDPEKKAAWLTFVVVGGGPTGVELAGALGEIAHYTLRQDFRSIDPALARIILVEGLDRVLATYDQSLSEKARRSLERLGVEVRLHSFVTGVDDHGVTIAHGDETATINAKTVLWSAGVKADSLGMVLAERTGATVDRAGRIVVDENLMIPGWPGIYVIGDLASFSHQTGKPLPGVAPVAMSMGRYAARRIDAAIQNRAMKPFRYFDKGALATIGRSAAIAQFGPVKISGWIAWVTWLFVHLMYLVEFDNRLLVLTQWAWNYFTRNRGARLITGKTGRLVE, encoded by the coding sequence ATGAAGAGTCAGAGGACGGCGACGCTCGCAGGAGAAGAGCCTGAGGTCATTTCCACCGGAGATGGCGACCGGGGGTCACGTTCGGAAGGTGGCCGTCACCGGGTGGTAATAGTCGGCGGCGGTTTCGGCGGCCTGTATGCGGCCAAGTCGCTTCGGCGGAGCAAAGTCGATCTAACGCTGATAGACCGGCGCAATTTCCATCTTTTCCAACCGCTTTTGTACCAGGTGGCGACCGGGGGGTTGTCGCCGGGAGATATATCGTCGCCGTTGAGGTCGATACTGAGGAGGCAGAAGAACGCCCGGGTGTTGATGGCGGAGGTTGTCGATATCGATGTTTCGGGGCGGCGGGTGGTTCTTGCGGACGGCGAGGTATGCTACGACTCCCTGATCGTCGCGACCGGCGCTCACCACGACTATTTCGGCAACTCACACTGGGAGCAGTATGCGCCCGGTCTCAAGACGGTCGAGGACGCGCTGGAGATACGCAAGCGGATCTATCTGGCGTTTGAGGCGGCCGAGCGCGAGCCGGACCCGGAGAAAAAGGCGGCGTGGCTCACGTTTGTGGTGGTCGGCGGCGGTCCGACCGGTGTGGAGTTGGCGGGAGCGCTCGGTGAGATCGCACACTACACGCTGAGGCAGGACTTCAGATCTATAGACCCGGCGCTGGCACGGATCATTCTCGTAGAAGGGCTGGATCGCGTGCTGGCGACGTACGACCAATCGCTCTCTGAGAAGGCCCGGCGATCGCTGGAACGGCTCGGGGTGGAAGTCCGGCTGCACTCGTTTGTCACGGGGGTGGACGACCACGGTGTCACGATTGCACATGGTGACGAGACGGCAACTATCAACGCGAAGACTGTCTTGTGGAGCGCGGGGGTTAAAGCGGACTCGCTGGGAATGGTGTTGGCGGAACGGACCGGCGCGACTGTCGATCGGGCCGGTCGCATAGTGGTTGACGAGAACCTGATGATTCCGGGGTGGCCGGGCATATATGTCATCGGTGATCTTGCCAGTTTCAGCCACCAGACCGGCAAGCCGTTGCCGGGTGTGGCGCCGGTGGCGATGTCGATGGGTCGGTATGCGGCGAGGCGAATCGACGCCGCGATTCAGAATCGGGCGATGAAGCCGTTTCGTTATTTTGACAAGGGGGCCCTTGCGACGATAGGCCGCTCGGCGGCAATTGCGCAGTTCGGCCCGGTGAAGATATCGGGCTGGATTGCCTGGGTGACCTGGCTATTCGTCCACCTCATGTACCTGGTGGAGTTCGATAATCGTCTGCTGGTGCTCACTCAATGGGCGTGGAACTACTTCACCCGAAATCGGGGTGCCCGGCTGATTACCGGCAAGACCGGTCGGCTGGTGGAGTAG
- a CDS encoding omptin family outer membrane protease produces MSFIRAVFVCVTAVLAVTEVSTAQSGVVAEPVPSNRQIKFSVGPSFGYNVGHTTYDFAIGVPGAASGEIAYLRSELEFPVDQFMAGGAVRLQSFLGDVEDWSLMLSGLISANNPGGTMTDIDWVRVVDGYGGTFSHTESSSEGSNLIVNFQFTKRLVGRTRHSIGVAAGFRYQRIRQDIDNFAGWQVPYYQPTPTRVEFEVNNVPALEYRVTYVMPMAGLHLVLRPSRAVSVDARALYALTMADDFDDHLLRNKEATADGRGSGFVGSLRADWLLRERAPGSRPFIGVEAEVVTLTVEGDQKQVWYDDEVVQGEVIVPRGTVYSGLPHDFISTQYRVGLRFGFRF; encoded by the coding sequence TTGTCATTCATCCGAGCCGTTTTCGTTTGTGTTACCGCCGTGCTGGCAGTCACTGAGGTGTCGACGGCCCAGTCCGGGGTCGTGGCGGAGCCAGTGCCGTCGAATCGGCAGATCAAGTTCTCCGTCGGACCGTCATTTGGTTACAATGTGGGGCACACGACCTACGACTTTGCGATCGGTGTCCCGGGCGCTGCCAGCGGTGAGATTGCGTATTTGCGCAGCGAGCTGGAGTTTCCGGTTGACCAGTTCATGGCGGGTGGCGCGGTCCGGCTCCAATCGTTTCTCGGCGACGTGGAAGACTGGTCGTTGATGCTGTCCGGTCTGATAAGCGCGAACAATCCGGGGGGTACGATGACGGATATCGACTGGGTGAGGGTTGTCGACGGGTATGGCGGCACTTTCAGCCACACGGAGTCGAGCTCCGAGGGATCCAACCTGATCGTGAATTTTCAGTTCACCAAACGGCTGGTGGGGCGGACGCGGCACTCGATTGGAGTGGCGGCGGGGTTTCGATATCAACGTATCAGACAGGATATCGACAATTTCGCCGGCTGGCAGGTGCCGTATTACCAGCCGACCCCGACTCGAGTCGAGTTTGAGGTCAACAACGTGCCGGCGCTGGAATACCGGGTGACGTATGTGATGCCGATGGCGGGACTTCATCTGGTGCTGCGACCGTCGCGCGCGGTGTCTGTGGACGCTCGCGCGCTATACGCGCTGACGATGGCCGACGATTTCGACGATCATTTATTGCGGAATAAGGAGGCGACCGCCGACGGTCGGGGCAGCGGGTTTGTGGGCTCGCTGCGGGCGGACTGGCTGTTGCGCGAGCGGGCTCCGGGATCGCGCCCGTTTATCGGTGTGGAGGCGGAGGTCGTGACGCTGACGGTCGAAGGGGATCAGAAGCAGGTGTGGTATGACGACGAAGTCGTTCAGGGAGAGGTGATTGTCCCGCGCGGGACGGTGTACAGCGGATTGCCGCACGATTTCATCAGCACGCAGTATCGAGTCGGGCTTCGATTCGGTTTTCGCTTCTGA
- a CDS encoding cytochrome c3 family protein: MKRYALTTGLLLCIGLALAGTASVAQMPQRQKAAPQTGILECLDCHDCEVPTLREPCLKPCPSTAMVHSTAKHGLDEAPDTIMLSEIADQFRPVRFNHKLHAEMAEMGQDCATCHHYSPPGHIPPCKDCHGGETNPANLKQPTLKGAYHRQCLSCHREWSHDTKCVLCHTPADGKTAAAFGYDSTDIIGVTHPVITEPKSKVYLTPYKTAPVVTFHHSEHIELFDLRCVDCHKQENCSYCHDLQRPARLAKSDEEVHAMCNDCHAQDACIKCHDTKERPGFTHAKTGWELNRFHKNLECRACHPTGKRIARVNSDCIACHGGWNQENFNHAVTGLHLDELHGTMDCKDCHVDLQYAGTPDCSGCHDDGRTAGDVPPGERVSPRR, translated from the coding sequence ATGAAACGGTACGCGCTGACAACAGGATTGCTCCTCTGCATAGGACTCGCCCTCGCGGGCACGGCGTCGGTGGCGCAGATGCCGCAGCGCCAGAAAGCGGCGCCGCAAACCGGCATACTGGAGTGCCTCGACTGCCATGACTGCGAGGTCCCCACACTCCGCGAACCCTGCCTGAAACCGTGCCCCAGCACCGCGATGGTCCACTCAACCGCCAAACACGGGCTGGACGAAGCCCCCGACACCATTATGCTCTCGGAAATCGCGGACCAGTTTCGGCCGGTTCGGTTCAACCACAAGCTGCACGCCGAAATGGCCGAAATGGGTCAGGACTGCGCCACCTGTCACCACTATAGCCCTCCGGGACACATCCCGCCCTGTAAGGACTGCCACGGCGGCGAGACCAACCCCGCCAATCTCAAACAGCCCACTCTGAAAGGCGCCTACCACCGCCAGTGTCTCTCCTGCCACCGCGAGTGGAGCCACGACACCAAGTGCGTGCTCTGCCATACGCCCGCCGACGGCAAAACGGCGGCGGCCTTCGGCTACGACTCGACCGACATCATCGGCGTCACCCACCCGGTCATCACCGAACCGAAATCCAAAGTCTATCTCACCCCTTATAAAACGGCGCCGGTCGTGACCTTCCACCACAGCGAACATATCGAACTGTTCGACCTGCGCTGTGTCGACTGCCACAAGCAGGAAAACTGCAGCTACTGCCACGACCTGCAACGCCCCGCCCGGCTCGCGAAATCGGACGAGGAAGTCCATGCCATGTGCAACGACTGCCACGCGCAGGACGCCTGCATCAAATGTCATGACACCAAAGAACGCCCCGGCTTCACGCATGCCAAAACCGGCTGGGAGCTGAATCGCTTCCACAAAAATCTCGAATGCCGGGCCTGCCACCCGACCGGCAAACGCATCGCCCGCGTCAACTCCGATTGCATTGCCTGCCACGGCGGCTGGAATCAGGAAAACTTCAATCACGCTGTCACCGGCCTGCACCTCGATGAACTCCATGGGACCATGGACTGCAAGGACTGCCACGTAGATCTGCAGTATGCCGGCACCCCGGACTGCAGCGGATGTCACGATGACGGTCGGACCGCCGGTGATGTCCCCCCGGGAGAACGCGTGTCTCCGCGGCGATAG
- a CDS encoding VOC family protein produces MPYKFSRCIAFHTPNRDRAAAFYTTVLQLPQVESGNDQLELKAGDNRLFLDHGDSPQPVFEFIVPDLDTARNELERHGCTVVRWEGKGGANYIRDPFGLIFNLWEDPAEFA; encoded by the coding sequence ATGCCGTACAAGTTCAGTCGATGTATCGCGTTCCACACGCCCAACCGGGACCGGGCGGCTGCCTTCTACACGACCGTGCTGCAACTGCCGCAGGTAGAATCCGGTAACGACCAGCTCGAACTGAAAGCCGGCGACAATCGCCTGTTTCTCGATCACGGCGACAGCCCCCAGCCCGTGTTCGAATTCATAGTACCGGACCTCGATACCGCAAGAAATGAACTCGAACGGCACGGATGCACGGTCGTTCGCTGGGAAGGCAAAGGCGGCGCCAACTACATCCGCGACCCCTTCGGCCTGATCTTCAACCTCTGGGAAGATCCCGCGGAATTCGCTTAA
- the hybB gene encoding Ni/Fe-hydrogenase cytochrome b subunit, giving the protein MNNHERPHPIHTRFFTRGTIVLTVLAALGALAYVYRLIAGLQATTNLNDQYPWGIWIAIDVATGVALAAGGFTTAALADIFHKERYHVIVRPALLTAMLGYTFVVIGLLADLGRYYNVWHPMLPSMWQGDSVLFEVGICVMIYLTVLYIEFLPIVAERFKGQVNLPGPLRHLNGLIESFLSVADRTLGRFISVFIIAGVVLSCLHQSSLGTLMLIAPTKIHPLWYTSISPLLFLLSAIAVGFPMVIFESLLASKSFKLKPETPVLSSLARYVPVLLGVYLAIKLVDLTNRDAWPYLWEGSVQSVMWMIEIGGGIVLPIILLLQEKVRRSVTGLLTAATLVIVLGVALNRINVFLVAYTPLYPTGPYFPSVFEIMVTVGLISALVLVYRFLVMHLPIIAGEKVPTYTLPIEVRRTPSNLEQVQ; this is encoded by the coding sequence ATGAATAACCACGAACGCCCCCATCCGATCCATACGCGCTTTTTCACGCGCGGAACGATCGTCCTGACCGTGCTGGCCGCCCTCGGCGCTCTGGCTTACGTCTACCGTCTTATCGCCGGACTCCAGGCCACCACCAACCTCAATGACCAGTATCCGTGGGGCATCTGGATCGCCATCGATGTCGCTACCGGTGTCGCCCTTGCCGCCGGCGGATTTACCACCGCCGCGCTCGCCGACATCTTCCACAAGGAACGCTATCACGTGATCGTCCGCCCCGCCCTGCTCACCGCGATGCTCGGATACACCTTTGTCGTCATCGGCCTGCTTGCCGATCTCGGCCGCTACTACAACGTCTGGCATCCGATGCTCCCCAGCATGTGGCAGGGTGACTCCGTACTCTTTGAGGTCGGCATCTGTGTGATGATCTACCTGACCGTGCTGTACATCGAATTTCTTCCCATCGTGGCGGAACGCTTCAAGGGACAGGTCAATCTCCCCGGCCCCCTGCGCCATCTCAACGGTTTGATCGAGTCGTTTCTCTCGGTTGCCGACCGCACCCTGGGCCGATTCATCTCGGTATTCATTATCGCCGGAGTCGTGCTCTCGTGCCTGCACCAGTCGTCGCTCGGCACGCTGATGCTGATCGCTCCGACCAAGATTCACCCGCTCTGGTACACCAGCATCTCCCCCTTGCTGTTTCTGCTGTCGGCCATCGCCGTCGGCTTCCCCATGGTGATATTCGAGTCGCTGCTCGCCTCGAAATCGTTCAAGCTGAAACCCGAAACACCCGTCCTGTCCTCGCTGGCGCGGTATGTGCCCGTCCTGCTCGGCGTCTACCTTGCCATCAAGCTCGTGGATCTGACTAACCGCGATGCGTGGCCGTATCTGTGGGAAGGGTCGGTCCAGTCAGTCATGTGGATGATCGAGATCGGCGGCGGTATCGTCCTGCCCATCATCCTCCTGCTGCAGGAGAAAGTGCGCCGTAGCGTTACGGGGCTCCTGACCGCCGCCACGCTCGTCATCGTACTCGGCGTCGCGCTCAATCGAATAAACGTCTTCCTCGTCGCCTATACCCCGCTTTACCCGACCGGCCCCTACTTCCCGTCGGTCTTTGAAATAATGGTAACCGTCGGTCTCATCAGCGCGCTGGTGCTCGTCTATCGCTTCCTGGTCATGCACCTGCCCATTATCGCTGGTGAAAAAGTCCCGACCTACACGTTGCCCATCGAGGTCCGCCGGACCCCGAGTAATCTGGAACAGGTGCAGTGA